The Helicobacter mustelae genome has a segment encoding these proteins:
- a CDS encoding ShlB/FhaC/HecB family hemolysin secretion/activation protein, with amino-acid sequence MRIRFYFFIIFFLGEAQAKDLCFLVKEITLSPLENTLENQKAFKKYFGFGEKIAKAYTNQCLNEKSINKLLQELNEKTIKKGFLTSKFGILPQDLKSQRLEIKLDIGRIHQITYNHNNLFFSFKKDFDIKEGDVLDLQKLQAGMANLKKMTHIDATMKILPSDQKNASDIVIHVEKKSFPFSGVYIFDNGNLKFLYQHTLLLAWENPLKLSDKLQSYLLASFFHDERIHKNYSIYHSLSYGVPFQQFFFEQNLAYSFNSFQIKLANFSPVYTGYSINTDTRMSYVFLRTQEHSLSFGLNFGARISKNFLENVLLVTQNRKVLLYSFFLRYALSLPTLQFNVDFSGLYGHSLANEFLHAYDYFIPVVNLYLYRPFKFFGRSLIYTGAIKTQVGSNKLYANDAFIIGGRYTVRGFDRLNYSGQMGVLCRNDLNLYIPFLKKFQLVPSIGFDVGYVKDLMSKDDIALSGGGLGIQWIQKYLNLQAWWYFAMFSSKSSVPKQNFFFSIAFNW; translated from the coding sequence ATGAGAATAAGGTTTTATTTTTTTATCATTTTCTTTTTGGGAGAAGCGCAAGCAAAAGACTTGTGCTTTCTAGTCAAAGAGATTACCTTATCTCCACTAGAAAACACTCTAGAAAATCAAAAAGCCTTCAAAAAATATTTTGGCTTTGGAGAAAAGATCGCCAAAGCCTATACAAATCAATGTCTCAACGAAAAATCCATCAATAAACTTTTGCAAGAACTCAATGAGAAGACGATAAAGAAAGGATTTTTGACTTCAAAGTTTGGCATCTTGCCTCAAGATCTCAAAAGTCAAAGGCTTGAGATCAAACTCGATATCGGGAGGATCCATCAGATCACCTACAATCACAATAATCTTTTCTTTTCTTTCAAAAAGGATTTTGATATCAAAGAAGGGGATGTCTTAGACTTGCAAAAACTGCAAGCAGGGATGGCCAATCTCAAAAAAATGACGCATATCGATGCCACGATGAAGATCCTCCCCTCAGATCAAAAGAACGCGAGCGATATTGTGATCCATGTAGAAAAGAAATCTTTTCCTTTTTCTGGAGTTTATATATTTGATAATGGGAATTTAAAATTTCTTTATCAGCATACCTTATTGCTTGCCTGGGAAAATCCTCTAAAATTGTCAGATAAATTGCAATCCTATCTTTTGGCATCTTTTTTCCATGACGAAAGAATCCATAAAAACTATAGTATCTATCATTCTCTTAGCTATGGTGTTCCCTTTCAACAATTCTTTTTCGAACAAAATTTAGCCTATTCTTTTAATAGCTTTCAAATCAAGCTTGCAAATTTTTCTCCCGTGTATACAGGATATAGCATCAACACAGATACAAGAATGAGCTATGTATTTTTGAGAACACAAGAGCATAGTCTTTCTTTTGGACTCAATTTTGGCGCAAGAATCTCTAAAAATTTCTTAGAAAATGTCTTATTGGTAACACAAAATAGAAAAGTATTGCTCTATTCATTTTTCTTACGCTATGCCTTGTCTCTTCCGACATTGCAATTCAATGTAGACTTCAGTGGATTGTATGGACATTCCTTGGCAAATGAATTTCTCCATGCTTATGATTATTTCATCCCGGTAGTCAATCTCTATCTTTATCGTCCCTTTAAGTTTTTCGGTCGTTCTCTCATCTATACAGGTGCGATAAAAACACAAGTAGGAAGTAATAAACTTTATGCAAATGATGCATTTATCATCGGAGGAAGATACACAGTGAGAGGATTTGATAGGCTAAATTATAGTGGGCAGATGGGGGTTTTGTGTAGAAATGACCTCAATTTATATATTCCCTTTCTCAAAAAGTTTCAACTTGTCCCTAGTATAGGATTTGATGTAGGATATGTAAAAGACTTGATGTCCAAAGACGATATTGCCTTATCTGGTGGTGGACTTGGGATCCAGTGGATACAAAAATACCTCAATCTTCAAGCATGGTGGTATTTTGCGATGTTTAGTTCCAAATCAAGTGTTCCCAAACAGAATTTTTTCTTTTCTATAGCATTCAATTGGTAA
- a CDS encoding outer membrane beta-barrel protein, whose protein sequence is MKKFLAIFFILLSSTYAKGSFLFGAGTDYIYEKTKYDSSGQKAQDWDVFATTRQEINGLKANINIGYEYLFFDIIGFRPMITLGYGALFSSKDNIVDRKPRNSLSLDSSYILSARAWLDLLINFPIPAQNLEVGFFVGGGAGIGYGNSTFKEKDLNSLETIHSFSEKTSLKQFLTRLGITFKINSQHRVDLFVIAPVYSIIDIKNSRYGEIHIRERNEFFPNSGGLNYYFLF, encoded by the coding sequence TTGAAAAAATTTCTTGCTATCTTCTTTATTTTACTCTCTAGCACTTATGCTAAGGGAAGTTTTTTATTTGGTGCTGGAACAGACTACATTTATGAAAAAACCAAATACGACTCCAGTGGTCAAAAGGCACAGGACTGGGATGTATTTGCCACAACAAGACAAGAAATCAATGGCCTCAAAGCCAACATTAACATAGGATATGAATATTTATTTTTTGATATCATTGGATTCCGACCTATGATTACATTGGGCTATGGAGCTTTGTTTTCTTCCAAAGACAATATCGTTGATAGGAAACCAAGAAACAGTCTTTCTCTAGATTCATCCTATATCCTCAGTGCGCGGGCATGGTTGGATTTGCTCATCAATTTTCCTATTCCTGCACAAAATTTGGAAGTGGGATTTTTTGTAGGGGGTGGAGCTGGCATAGGATATGGCAATTCTACCTTCAAAGAAAAGGATCTCAATTCTCTAGAGACCATTCACTCCTTTAGTGAAAAAACCTCCCTCAAGCAGTTTCTTACAAGACTTGGAATTACTTTCAAAATCAATTCTCAGCACCGAGTGGATCTATTTGTAATCGCGCCTGTTTATAGTATCATCGATATCAAAAACTCAAGATATGGCGAGATTCACATCAGAGAAAGAAATGAATTTTTTCCCAATAGCGGTGGTTTGAATTATTATTTTTTGTTTTAA
- a CDS encoding pyridoxine 5'-phosphate synthase, with amino-acid sequence MHLGLNIDHIATLREARKINDPNPLEAIFIAKNCGVFQITIHLREDRRHIHDLDVKRILQSSFLPINVECALDENIIEFLCAQKPYKITLVPEKREEVTTEGGLSLKNPLIKDVIKTFHQHGILVATFVDPDEEAILLSKEYGADGVELHTGAYANATLMRYSNLSRMQNSIVSLQNLSSKDLNSLIKQNLKSLHFASVLAHKIGLEVYAGHGLNYHNVEAIAKLPHITELNIGQSIIAKSVFVGLERAILDMIQIITTTKNQTTLLNNTKKNPL; translated from the coding sequence ATGCATCTAGGATTGAATATCGATCATATTGCTACGCTTAGAGAAGCCAGAAAGATAAACGATCCAAATCCCCTAGAAGCGATTTTCATCGCAAAGAATTGCGGAGTTTTTCAAATCACCATCCACTTGAGAGAGGATAGGCGCCATATCCATGACCTTGATGTCAAAAGGATTTTGCAATCCTCCTTTTTACCCATCAATGTAGAATGTGCATTAGACGAAAATATCATCGAATTTCTCTGCGCACAAAAGCCTTACAAAATCACCTTGGTACCAGAAAAACGAGAAGAAGTCACTACAGAGGGGGGATTGTCTCTCAAAAATCCTTTGATCAAAGATGTCATAAAAACCTTCCACCAACACGGAATCTTGGTGGCGACTTTTGTCGATCCTGATGAGGAAGCCATCCTATTATCCAAAGAATATGGTGCTGATGGAGTCGAACTTCACACAGGTGCATATGCCAATGCTACCTTGATGCGCTATAGCAATCTTAGCCGCATGCAAAATAGTATTGTTTCTTTGCAAAATCTCTCTTCCAAAGATCTCAATTCTCTTATAAAGCAGAATCTAAAATCCTTGCATTTTGCTAGCGTCCTTGCGCACAAAATAGGACTAGAAGTCTATGCAGGGCATGGGCTAAACTATCATAATGTAGAGGCCATCGCCAAGCTTCCTCATATCACAGAACTCAATATCGGGCAGAGCATCATCGCAAAATCGGTATTTGTAGGGCTAGAGCGCGCCATACTGGATATGATCCAAATCATTACAACAACGAAAAATCAAACGACTTTGCTAAATAACACCAAGAAAAATCCCTTATGA
- a CDS encoding outer membrane beta-barrel protein: MMRKIFFPILFGFLLISTKLFAKEDIEFFIGADYGRMAHIKNSAKFKGGQNIYNFDDPLYGHLFLGSFGVEMGIGNTEILRKIFRSRVFIEGGYGKFGTNQGYELAGGLPNVKIKSLENYYVGGGADMMLNIIPFSYFSLGVFLGMGYDFVISDLSTKGSFLGSKASDYSGAQIYLSGFDGRFFHNEIYGRLGASIRFLKTQRIEFIVRIPAIENQGFAKIHRTLNKSNGEVYAKEKLLITTPTWLISYKIIF; this comes from the coding sequence ATGATGCGAAAAATTTTTTTCCCTATTCTTTTTGGTTTTTTACTCATCAGCACCAAACTCTTTGCTAAAGAGGATATCGAGTTTTTCATCGGTGCAGATTATGGACGGATGGCACATATTAAAAATTCTGCAAAGTTTAAAGGAGGGCAAAATATCTACAATTTTGATGATCCTCTTTATGGACATCTCTTTTTGGGTAGTTTTGGTGTAGAAATGGGCATAGGAAACACAGAGATTTTGAGAAAAATCTTTCGATCAAGGGTTTTTATCGAAGGAGGCTATGGCAAATTTGGCACAAATCAAGGCTATGAGCTTGCTGGTGGTCTTCCTAATGTGAAAATCAAATCATTGGAAAATTATTATGTAGGTGGCGGGGCAGACATGATGCTAAATATTATTCCTTTTTCCTATTTCTCTCTAGGAGTATTTTTGGGTATGGGATATGATTTCGTCATTTCAGATCTCAGCACCAAAGGGAGCTTTTTAGGGAGCAAGGCCTCAGATTATAGTGGCGCTCAAATTTATTTGAGCGGATTTGATGGAAGATTTTTCCATAATGAAATTTATGGAAGACTGGGAGCATCTATAAGATTTTTGAAAACCCAACGTATCGAGTTTATTGTCAGGATTCCTGCGATTGAAAATCAAGGGTTTGCAAAGATCCATCGCACATTAAATAAGTCCAATGGGGAAGTTTATGCAAAAGAAAAACTCCTCATCACTACCCCTACTTGGCTTATCTCTTACAAAATTATTTTTTAA